atataaaagccacaaacaattgaaattgcatgaacaaaaaaaaaaaaaaagaataaactttCAAAATTCCATGAATAAACATGCTGAAATTCAGGTACaagataaaagttttttttttcaaaaaataaaagtgatagtTTATGTTTAAAAAGTGTTGAATCTCTCAATTGTTTTCTTTAGTGTTAGAGTGTATTAAGTCGGGGCTGCCTTTTGTTTTATCATGGGACAAAACATTTAAGAGTTCTATACATAATACTACTACTAGACTTACTAAATCTTATTAGCTTTTTTAGGTGGAGTCgaagggggggtggggggggggggggggtgtttggGAATGCCCCCCTGGCTCCGCCCCTAGTTTCATgtataaaaactgaaaagttcAAATGTTTTGAAACTGTTGTGGGTTGTAGCTGTGAGTTCGTCTATTGGATAGCATTTCAAGTCAAAGGTTTTGAACTAGATTTGTAACTTTTCTTCCTATAATCCTATAATGAATATACTTAATTAGGGTAGATTACccttaagagtttttttttttttttgattgcttttgttttttattttcttttcttgaagtGGTTTTCTTCATTGTAACTTCTTGTGATTTTGGCTTACTTCACATAATTGTAATCACTCAATTGGCAtaactaataattaatttattcacCGCTTACTTAACAAAAAGGTCTAAATAAGATTTTTCAATAATGTTGATattaaatacaaattaaattgacCAAAACTAagtttaataaaacaaaatttttataatcttttaTACGGTTGTTACAAAGGTATGTTGTAATTTGTGGAATAAAAGTGGCATCAATGATAAACTCATATGAAAATGATGTTACTCCAATTATAAATGTACCACCCCaacaattataaaacaaaaaatatatattaaatttgtatttCCAACATTACTTTAAATTGTGTTTgtgaattttcttcttcttttttttttttttttttttaatttattttttaaatatgtgcaTGACATAGACTTAGCCCAGCATACTACCTACTAATCATATGTTCCTGAATtataaggaggaaattttttacGGCAAATTGCATGTCTTTCAATGTGAAATGTAAAAGAGCATTTAAAATGACTCAAGTATCATTGAAATAATCTGTAAGATAATCACCTAAGTTGTTCCAATGCGATATGTGAGCAAGGTGAAGCAAGTAAAATTagtaaagttagaaaattcttcAACATATCACCCTAAAAgttagtcaaaataaaaaaaaactaggctTGTGGTGTGGCTTGACCTTTCATCCTCTCACCCTGAATGTTGTCAAAGTCAACTACGTGTTTTACACCCATAGCATCCTTATTTATGAACATACAAAAAAACAAGTTCAAAATCGTGCCGTAATTGTGGGAATAATTTTGTATGCATTGGGTGTGTACATACGTTCTTCGGCCCATTAACAGGGTGGGTTTCACACTTATGGGCCCCATTTGTCAGCGAAACAAAGGTCTCATGCGACCAGTCCATGCAAATTGTGGTCCTTCTTGCTTGAGCCTAAGCACACTTTGTTAGCCTCTTAAACCaatgtattttaattatttttacaaaaagtgTATTGATTCTCACATATTCTTTATTGTATATCATCCATACACATTActgattttacattttaaatacAGACATCaatgaaaaagggaaaaaaaatcacacgtGATGAGTgccttaccaaaaaaaaaattgcatctttgacataatttgatctaaaaatgatttttttttaaattaaaaaaaagcatcttagaaaaaaaaaaaaaaaaaagaatgtataGTTTTTCAACAAGACAGTCATTTACACATTGTATTTTTAGTCTCAATGTGAAAAGCAAGATTCTCCCTTTCCCACCAATGCACAGGAAAAAGATAACTAGGATGGCTTTTAATGGCTTTTTCCCATACCGACACTTTTATATTCTACTTTTATTCCTTCAACACAGACGAAGAAAGTTGCTTTTGGGCCAAATTGGCCAATGAAAGAGTAAGGGCATGAGACTATAGCTAGGCCATTATTCGcatcaatcttgttttctaCTCTCTATGGGCCCATGGTGACTGCGACCAACTTACGGATGGCAGGTAATCATTATTCACTGTTCTAAAGATGACACTGTGCAGACCTCAGTTCGTGAATCATGAATGATGGGCCAGGTCAAATTCTCCATTGCTAATTATCTGTGATATATAGGAAACTAAAAAgggtaatattttaaaaaagaaaaaaagaaaaaatctataCGAAATATAAATTTCACGCATATAACTTGTGTCTAGTGCTTTTTTGTACTGCACACACCTCGATTGAGACATGCATCAACAGCGTAGCGTGTCTAGTGTAAAAAAGTACTAAACACAAGTtgtattcaaaattcaaaaaaaaaaaaaaaaaatacatatatatatattcagttgAGAATTACTTATAAtaaattgaaaggaaaataatggaaaataaataaaaataagataaaatatatacagacaaattctctctctcttttttttttttttgggttcatggTGATAAATGATAATATCACAAAAACTCTAGCACTCTCCTCTCTGgcaacacacacaaaataaaagtgaaagATGAAGAGGGATCCAGCTACTAGATACTAAATAGGGCTCTCTCGACCTTTTTTAGACAATTATTTTTAGTGGAAAAATTTTGgttacattattttttaaacatttttttaagtgattatTGTGATGAAATAATATTACTTTCATATGAGCacatcattaattttttatttatttgtttatcaaACGTTAATCATGATAGACCATATctagaaatgaaaaattttgtacttTAAAATTATGGCTCTGAGTGCTCTTCCGATGAGTGGCACTTcatgtttaaaaaaaagatacaagagaaGTATTTAAGTAAAATCATTTGTAACTTAGACTTTATTAAAggataaggaggaaatttttaAAGCAAGGGTCCCTCCCTTCAACTATTTTTGATCAGAGCCAGCGgagggtttttgttttctttctttcttgtactttattaagaaaataacataGTGGATTATTGCTAGAGGACTAAACTATGAGAGGTTCACTTTTTGAAAATGACAAAGTGGGATGTGGGGATGAATACTTTAACATGATTGTTGTTTGAATGTATGCATTTGGGTTGAGATCCGATCTGATGTAATAGTTAGGGTTATTACACCATGTAatacatttttaaataattgtgattaaaaatatttttaatcttAGTCATTcgatcaaaatatttttttcttataacttTGTGacgtatttatttttttaaatttctctccTCACATAAAAGGTGGTATTGTACGATGCAATAGCCCGAACCTAAATCTTTAGGCATCCTATATTATCccatagaaataaaatataaaaaataaaaagtattaagTAGGATGTGGGGGAAGAGTAGGTCAATGGGAATAAAGTGTTCCAGCGTGTTGACACGGTGATTGATTTTTGTGGACTTATGGGATAGTTAGTGGAAGcttcatttttttgttaaaacaaCAAAGTGAATGATTATTGGAGGTTTAGTTTTAATATGATGACAAAGTTGATGGTTTGCAAAAAGTACCACACACCGTGACACACGTTCTTGTAAATTGGCTGGGAAAGTTCATAGTGGAATTGACTCATTGACTTAAAAGTTAATGCTTGCCCCAAGTATTGTACATGGTTTTATAAGTATTCTGATCAATCAGTATGCAAAATCAAAACATTAAATAAACACTATTTTCTTTTAGGATGTGCTTAAATAATTTTTCAGCAAATTTaccaaattattaaataaaaaatgaaattaccTTATTGGTTGTCATTTTAACTTCGGTAAATAAGTAAAACCCTTGagcaaaataaatacaaatcaCTTGTGAGATGGGTAACTTGAGCTTTAGTAAAATCcataaagtttttaaaatattaacaGTTTGAGTAATTTAGATTTTTCcatattatcaatcaattaaataaactttaaaTTAGTGTTATGCAATGTTTATTTAGATGTTGATGatgatattgaaaatttttaataacttatttAGCAACCAACGGTTGAGATTATAAGGTAGAATTAGTCTACGAACTTTAAGAGAATCTTATGGTTAGTTTGTATATAcattatttttatcatattaaaaaaaaaaacaaaagtccTACAATCCTAACCCTTCATATACATTGAGATGTATCCACCTGCAATATTCTTTCTCCTCCCATATAATTAGACAGTTTGGATCATAACCCGCcatcctttttccttttctttctttctccatttGTTTGATTTctgtgaagaaagaaaaagaaaagcaatgaACAGTAAATCTTTGTATTGGattcttttattctttctcaGCCTTTCATGCTTCCTGGCTCAAACTCATGGAAAGAAGGAAAGGCACGGTTTGGACTATCTTTACAAGGCCAGGTCGAAGCAAAATTTTGGTGTGGACACAAGTCTTTTCAAGGTGATTGATCATGTCAATGAAGCTAATGTTCATCCTCAGGTGGGGTTGAAGCAGGAAGATAGGATTGAGAGATTGCCTGGACAACCACATGTGAATTTCTCTCAATATGGTGGCTATGTCACAGTAGATAAATCAGCTGGTCGAGCACTTTATTACTACTTTGTTGAAGCACATCATTCTAAGAATTCATTGCCTCTTCTTCTCTGGCTCAATGGAGGTACTTGATCTATTTCTTGTCTTCAAGTCAATGTGACTAGCAcaatttctgtttttttttcctggtctttttctcttttcatctTATTTGTTTCCTTCTATTGAGTTAGGGAGTGATATAGTATGGATAAGAATACATGAAAATAGCACTTTAATAAATTGATGCAGCATAAAAtttcctttgaaaaataaagaaaccaaAACAGCTTTTTCACATTCTCTCCTGACTTACTGGATATATATTTGGTTCTCTGGTTGATCACATGTCCTCTACTCACAGACAACATCCTGGTACTACTTTATATTTCTAAAGTGCATGAACTAGAATTCTAAGTGATGATATGGGATTCAAACCCCCACTCTTACCCAACACCACCCAATTCTTTTGGGGTGAAACTTTAGAAGAGACACTTGGACTAAAGGCCATGGATAAAGTGACCCTTTTTCAATGATATTATAAACCCCCAACccccaacacccccccccccccccccccccttttttttccaaattattgtaaaaataattgaatgatGTACTGTTTTTCAAACTTTATGCGTGTGGTACATAAGGTTTTTGGTTCAAGTTGCTCAACCAACATTTTAAGACCACGTTTCAATATATATTCTCTATCATTACCTAATATGTGGCTTGGAAGACTACACTTACACGAGAGATTAATCCAATGCCCTCAGAACTCTAGGCACTcacaatgaaaaatatattgatcgtatgatttaataaaattatttatcatatttttatcCTAGTATAGTCAAGATGGCCTTGCATTTTGagttatatattattttgatctCAGGGAGTTTTTAATGGAGATATCAATTGAGCTATAAAGTTCTTGGGCactacatttaaaaaaaaaaaaaaaatttaaaaaccgtTGTACGTAAATGGGATTATATTACTTTATTGGCATTTGTATATTGAGATTATTAAAGGCACTTGGGTACcactaatttaaaataaaaagagacatgtaaaatattatataacataactttattatttttaagaacatacaatattatatatacattaaGTGCCAcctggatattttttttttgagaagatgccacctaattaataatattaattaatgtcAAACCTTTATTTACCCACAGGTCCAGGTTGTTCATCTTTCACCGGAGCATTGGTAGAGCTTGGACCATTTCGTGTGCACAGTGATGGCAAAACACTTTATACAAACAATTTTTCATGGAATTATGGTATGCTtatctaattattattattatttgccaaaaattctaaatttatttattttttctttgtctaaAATTGAAGctaaattttatcttaatttggaattttcttttctatagcTGCAAATGTTCTGTTCCTTGAGTCTCCGGCTGGTGTAGGATTTTCTTACTCCAATACAACATCAGATTATGATAAGAGTGGGGATAGTAGAACCGCAGCAGATAATTATGTGTTTTTGGTGAATTGGTTAGAGAGATTTCCAGAGTACAAGGATCGTGACTTTTATATTTCAGGCGAAAGCTATGCTGGACATTATGTTCCTCAACTTGCACATACCATTCTCTACCATAACAAGAAAGCTAACAAGACCATTATCAACCTCAAAGGAATCATTGTacatctctctccctctctcaaagTAATTGCAAGTTTTAAGAGTCTATAATAGGATGTCAAACCAAGTGTGGTTATAA
This genomic stretch from Quercus robur chromosome 4, dhQueRobu3.1, whole genome shotgun sequence harbors:
- the LOC126723805 gene encoding serine carboxypeptidase-like 40 isoform X1, translating into MNSKSLYWILLFFLSLSCFLAQTHGKKERHGLDYLYKARSKQNFGVDTSLFKVIDHVNEANVHPQVGLKQEDRIERLPGQPHVNFSQYGGYVTVDKSAGRALYYYFVEAHHSKNSLPLLLWLNGGPGCSSFTGALVELGPFRVHSDGKTLYTNNFSWNYAANVLFLESPAGVGFSYSNTTSDYDKSGDSRTAADNYVFLVNWLERFPEYKDRDFYISGESYAGHYVPQLAHTILYHNKKANKTIINLKGIIVHLSPSLKIGNAVINDETDERGMIDYLGSHAIVANEDVHQIHKYCDFSPNATTQSRECQTSYEALADNIIDINIYNIYAPLCFSSDVTTRPKRASILEFDPCSNNYMYVYLNRPDVQEALHANVTKLTHDWEQCGDTIQEWTDSPSTIIPLLKEFMDNGIRVWIFSGDIDGRVPVTSTLYSIHEMKLSVKTSWHPWFLNQEVGGYTQVYKGDLTFATVREAGHQVPSYQPARALSLIKHFLNGTPLPNITAYKN
- the LOC126723805 gene encoding serine carboxypeptidase-like 40 isoform X2, producing MNSKSLYWILLFFLSLSCFLAQTHGKKERHGLDYLYKARSKQNFGVDTSLFKVIDHVNEANVHPQVGLKQEDRIERLPGQPHVNFSQYGGYVTVDKSAGRALYYYFVEAHHSKNSLPLLLWLNGGPGCSSFTGALVELGPFRVHSDGKTLYTNNFSWNYAANVLFLESPAGVGFSYSNTTSDYDKSGDSRTAADNYVFLVNWLERFPEYKDRDFYISGESYAGHYVPQLAHTILYHNKKANKTIINLKGIIIGNAVINDETDERGMIDYLGSHAIVANEDVHQIHKYCDFSPNATTQSRECQTSYEALADNIIDINIYNIYAPLCFSSDVTTRPKRASILEFDPCSNNYMYVYLNRPDVQEALHANVTKLTHDWEQCGDTIQEWTDSPSTIIPLLKEFMDNGIRVWIFSGDIDGRVPVTSTLYSIHEMKLSVKTSWHPWFLNQEVGGYTQVYKGDLTFATVREAGHQVPSYQPARALSLIKHFLNGTPLPNITAYKN